In Paramormyrops kingsleyae isolate MSU_618 chromosome 13, PKINGS_0.4, whole genome shotgun sequence, a single window of DNA contains:
- the LOC111843506 gene encoding asc-type amino acid transporter 1-like: MVTDMDGGRRIRTNPAKLEPEAPQMMILKNGNNKHSHIPERVTLKKEIGLLSACAIIIGNIIGSGIFISPKGVLEHAGSVGLALLVWMAGGGISALGSLCYAELGVTIPKSGGDYSYVTEIFGGLVGFLLLWSAVLIMYPTTLAVIALTFSNYVLQPVFPNCMPPYMATRLLSTACLLLLTWVNCSSVRWATRIQDVFTVGKLLALGLIIVVGLVQILQGHYEGLRPQVAFEFSRTPSVGQVALAFLQASFAFSGWNFLNYVTEEVVDPRRNLPRAIYISIPLVTFVYTLTNIAYFSSMSPEELLASNAVAVTFGEKLLGMFSSIIPISVAMSTFGGINGYLFTSSRLCFSGAREGHLPSLLAMIHFRSCSPIPALLVCCTATIVILCIGETHNLINYVSFINYLSYGVTVAGLLYYRWKKPKLLRPIKVNLLVPLGYLLFWAFLLVFSLYSEPIVCGVGLLIMLTGVPVYFLGVHWKDKPDCVYSFIEAVTYVGQKLCFVVFPQMDPAEGPRPTEWTSEKSES, from the exons ATGGTTACAGACATGGATGGAGGTAGGAGGATCAGGACTAACCCCGCGAAACTGGAGCCAGAGGCCCCTCAAATGATGATACTGAAAAATGGGAATAACAAACATAGCCATATTCCGGAGAGAGTGACACTTAAAAAGGAAATTGGATTACTCAGCGCGTGCGCTATTATAATAG GTAACATCATCGGCTCTGGCATCTTCATCTCCCCAAAAGGGGTCCTGGAACATGCCGGCTCCGTGGGCCTGGCGCTCCTGGTGTGGATGGCTGGCGGGGGCATCTCTGCCCTGGGGTCCCTCTGCTACGCCGAGCTTGGGGTCACCATTCCCAAGTCAGGTGGAGACTACTCCTATGTCACAGAGATATTCGGAGGCTTGGTGGG GTTCCTCCTGCTGTGGAGTGCAGTCCTCATCATGTACCCCACCACCCTGGCGGTCATTGCCCTCACCTTCTCCAACTAcgtcctgcagcctgtgtttcCCAACTGCATGCCGCCATACATGGCAACCCGCCTGCTGTCCACGGCctgcctgt TGCTCCTGACCTGGGTGAACTGCTCCAGTGTGCGCTGGGCCACCAGGATCCAGGATGTCTTCACGGTGGGGAAGCTGCTGGCACTGGGACTCATCATTGTGGTGGGATTGGTGCAGATACTCCAAG GCCACTACGAGGGACTGCGACCACAGGTGGCATTCGAGTTCTCCAGGACACCGTCTGTGGGCCAGGTGGCGCTGGCCTTCCTGCAGGCCTCCTTCGCCTTCAGTGGCTGGAACTTCCTGAACTATGTGACCGAGGAAGTGGTGGATCCCCGCCG GAATCTACCTCGTGCCATTTACATCTCCATTCCACTGGTGACTTTTGTATACACCCTCACCAACATCGCCTACTTCTCCTCCATGTCCCCAGAAGAGCTGCTGGCCTCCAACGCCGTGGCTGTG ACCTTCGGAGAGAAGCTCCTGGGGATGTTCTCCTCCATAATTCCCATCTCCGTGGCCATGTCCACCTTCGGGGGAATCAATGGGTACCTCTTCACCTCCTCCAG GCTCTGCTTCTCAGGGGCCAGGGAGGGCCACCTTCCCAGTCTGCTGGCCATGATTCATTTCAGGAGCTGCTCCCCCATACCTGCCCTGCTGGTCTGT TGTACGGCCACCATTGTGATCCTTTGCATTGGAGAGACACACAACCTGATCAATTATGTATCCTTCATCAACTACCTCTCCTACGGGGTCACCGTGGCCGGTCTGCTTTACTACCGCTGGAAGAAACCAAAGCTTCTGCGTCCCATCAAG GTGAACCTGCTGGTGCCCCTGGGCTACCTGCTCTTCTGGGCATTCCTGCTGGTGTTCAGCCTGTACTCAGAGCCCATCGTCTGCGGTGTGGGCCTGCTTATAATGCTCACCGGCGTGCCCGTCTACTTCCTGGGCGTGCACTGGAAGGACAAGCCAGACTGTGTCTACAGCTTCATTG AGGCAGTGACCTATGTGGGACAGAAGTTATGCTTCGTGGTGTTTCCGCAGATGGACCCAGCCGAGGGCCCGCGCCCCACAGAATGGACATCCGAGAAATCCGAGTCGTGA